A region from the Benincasa hispida cultivar B227 chromosome 8, ASM972705v1, whole genome shotgun sequence genome encodes:
- the LOC120082925 gene encoding MA3 DOMAIN-CONTAINING TRANSLATION REGULATORY FACTOR 1 codes for MASNEGFLTEEQREVLKIASQNVDVLSSSPKSPRGSFPEYHIKAPAGGKVSAPGVGVKHVRRSHSGKYIRVKKDGAGGKGTWGKLLDTDGDSHIDRNDPNYDSGEEPYQLVGSTVSDPLDDYKKSVVSIIEEYFSTGDVELAASDLGDLGSSDYHPYFIKRLVSMAMDRHDKEKEMASVLLSALYADVISPAHIRDGFFMLLESADDLAVDILDAVDILALFLARAVVDDILPPAFLARARKALPESSKGTQAIQTAEKSYLSAPHHAELVEKKWGGSTHFTVEEVKKKIAYLLREYVENGDTFEACRCIRQLGVSFFHHEVVKRALTLAMEIRTAEPLILKLLKEAAEEGLISSSQMIKGFSRLAESLDDLALDIPSAKSLFESLIPRAITEGWLDASFMKSSDEDVDVGSKDEKLRHYKEEVVTIIHEYFLSDDIPELIRSLEDLGTPEYNPIFLKKLITLAMDRKNREKEMASVLLSALHIEIFSTEDIVNGYVMLLESAEDTALDILDASNELALFLARAVIDDVLAPLNLEDIAGRLIPNCTGSETVRMARSLIAARHAGERLLRCWGGGTGWAVEDAKDKIQKLLEEYESGGVVSEACQCIRDLGMPFFNHEVVKKALVMAMEKKNDRILDLLQECFNVGLITINQMTKGFSRIKDSLDDLALDIPNASKKFTSYVEHAQKKGWLLPSFGSSAAADSSVLLAVAS; via the exons ATGGCTTCAAATGAAGGATTTCTGACTGAAGAGCAGCGGGAAGTGCTGAAAATAGCTAGTCAGAATGTGGATGTTTTGTCATCCTCTCCAAAATCTCCCAGAGGTTCATTTCCTGAATATCATATAAAAGCCCCTGCTGGTGGCAAGGTTTCGGCACCTGGAGTTGGTGTGAAGCACGTGCGTAGATCTCACTCTGGGAAGTATATTAGGGTGAAAAAGG ATGGGGCTGGTGGTAAGGGCACCTGGGGTAAATTGCTTGACACTGACGGTGATTCTCATATCGACAGAAATGATCCTAACTATGACAGTGGCGAG GAGCCATATCAACTTGTTGGGTCGACTGTATCAGACCCCTTGGATGATTATAAGAAATCTGTTGTATCCATTATAGAAGAATACTTTAGTACTGGTGATGTGGAATTGGCAGCATCTGATCTTGGAGATCTAGGCTCAAGTGACTATCATCCTTACTTCATTAAACGGCTGGTATCTATGGCAATGGACAGACATGATAAGGAGAAGGAAATGGCTTCAGTTCTGCTTTCAGCTTTGTATGCCGATGTTATCAGTCCTGCCCATATAAGAGATGGATTTTTTATGTTACTAGAATCTGCTGATGATCTTGCTGTTGATATATTGGACGCAGTTGATATCCTTGCTTTGTTCTTAGCTCGTGCTGTAGTTGATGACATACTTCCCCCAGCATTTCTAGCCAGGGCAAGGAAGGCATTGCCGGAATCATCTAAAGGAACTCAAGCTATCCAGACTGCTGAGAAAAGCTATCTCTCGGCTCCACACCATGCAGAGCTTGTGGAGAAAAAATGGGGAGGCAGCACACACTTTACAGTTGAGGAGGTGAAGAAAAAGATTGCTTATCTCTTAAGGGAATATGTTGAGAATGGAGATACTTTTGAGGCTTGCAGATGTATAAGACAGTTAGGTGTTTCATTCTTTCATCATGAGGTTGTGAAGAGGGCTTTGACTCTTGCCATGGAAATCCGAACAGCAGAACCCCTGATACTGAAGCTTCTGAAGGAAGCTGCTGAGGAAGGTCTGATAAGCTCAAGTCAAATGATTAAGGGATTTTCTCGGTTGGCCGAGAGCCTTGATGACCTTGCTCTTGACATACCATCAGCAAAATCTTTGTTTGAATCCTTGATCCCAAGGGCCATAACTGAAGGATGGCTTGATGCTTCCTTTATGAAATCTTCAGATGAAGATGTGGATGTTGGATCTAAAGATGAAAAATTGAGGCACTACAAGGAAGAGGTTGTAACTATAATTCATGAATATTTTCTTTCTGATGACATTCCTGAATTAATACGAAGCCTAGAAGATCTTGGTACACCCGAGTATAATCCAatctttttgaagaaacttATTACACTTGCAATGGATAGGAAAaacagagaaaaagaaatggcaTCAGTTCTCCTTTCAGCTCTTCACATTGAGATATTTTCTACGGAGGATATAGTAAATGGTTATGTGATGCTACTAGAGTCTGCAGAAGATACAGCGCTAGACATCTTGGATGCATCAAATGAGCTTGCTCTCTTTCTGGCCAGAGCTGTGATCGACGATGTCTTGGCTCCACTGAATCTGGAGGATATTGCTGGCAGGTTGATCCCAAATTGCACTGGAAGTGAGACTGTCCGAATGGCCCGGTCATTGATTGCAGCTCGCCATGCTGGTGAGAGGCTTTTGAGATGCTGGGGTGGTGGAACTGGCTGGGCAGTGGAGGATGCAAAGGACAAGATTCAAAAGCTCTTAGAGGAGTACGAAAGCGGAGGTGTCGTGAGTGAAGCTTGCCAGTGCATCCGCGATCTAGGTATGCCTTTCTTCAACCACGAGGTTGTGAAGAAGGCATTGGTTATGGCCATGGAGAAGAAGAATGACAGGATTCTAGATCTGCTGCAGGAATGCTTCAATGTCGGCCTGATCACCATCAACCAGATGACTAAAGGCTTCTCTAGGATCAAAGACAGCCTCGACGATCTTGCACTCGACATTCCAAATGCAAGCAAGAAGTTTACATCCTATGTCGAGCACGCCCAGAAGAAAGGATGGCTCTTACCATCCTTCGGATCTTCTGCTGCTGCAGATTCTTCCGTTCTCTTGGCTGTAGCTTcctga